One window from the genome of Rhodocyclaceae bacterium encodes:
- a CDS encoding D-2-hydroxyacid dehydrogenase family protein: MKIFIADDYQSATPKLAAWSKLAGHDVTVCTETIKDPAKLPAGIEQAEALLLIQQRAPFTQAHLDRMPKLKVIAQTGKNVAHIDMDACTKRGVAVVAAGVGSPYAPAELAWGLIFASLRSIPQEVAALRAGQWQSTVGVGVHGKTLGIYAYGKIGSLVAKAGAAFGMKVICWGRGASLERAKADGFEAAASREALFSQSDVLSIHIPLNPETRGIVTAADLAMMKPTALFVNTSRAPLVAAGALEAALTAGRPGFAAVDVFEDEPVYGAAHPLLKMDNVVATPHLGYVEQSTYEMYFAAAFDNLVAFANGKPQHVLNPESLAAK, from the coding sequence ATGAAGATCTTCATCGCCGACGACTACCAGTCCGCCACGCCGAAACTCGCCGCCTGGTCGAAGCTCGCCGGGCACGACGTGACCGTGTGCACCGAGACCATCAAGGACCCGGCGAAGCTGCCGGCCGGCATCGAGCAGGCCGAAGCCCTGCTGCTGATCCAGCAGCGCGCACCGTTCACCCAGGCCCACCTCGACCGGATGCCGAAGCTGAAGGTGATCGCACAGACCGGCAAGAACGTCGCGCACATCGACATGGATGCCTGCACGAAGCGCGGCGTCGCGGTGGTGGCTGCCGGCGTCGGCTCGCCCTACGCCCCGGCCGAACTGGCCTGGGGCCTGATCTTTGCCTCGCTGCGCAGCATCCCGCAGGAAGTCGCGGCCCTGCGCGCCGGGCAATGGCAGTCGACCGTCGGCGTCGGGGTGCATGGCAAGACGCTCGGCATCTACGCCTACGGCAAGATCGGCAGCCTGGTGGCGAAGGCCGGCGCGGCCTTCGGCATGAAGGTGATCTGCTGGGGCCGCGGTGCCTCGCTGGAAAGGGCGAAGGCCGATGGCTTCGAGGCCGCGGCCTCGCGCGAGGCGCTGTTCTCGCAGTCCGACGTGCTGTCGATCCACATCCCGCTCAACCCGGAGACGCGCGGCATCGTCACCGCCGCCGACCTGGCGATGATGAAGCCGACCGCGCTGTTCGTGAACACCAGCCGCGCGCCGCTGGTTGCAGCCGGCGCGCTCGAGGCTGCGCTGACTGCGGGCCGTCCCGGCTTCGCTGCGGTCGACGTATTCGAGGACGAGCCGGTGTATGGCGCCGCCCATCCGCTGCTGAAGATGGACAACGTGGTCGCCACGCCGCACCTGGGTTATGTCGAGCAGTCCACCTACGAGATGTACTTCGCGGCCGCGTTCGACAACCTGGTGGCGTTCGCGAACGGCAAGCCGCAGCACGTGCTGAATCCGGAGTCGCTGGCGGCGAAGTAG
- a CDS encoding D-2-hydroxyacid dehydrogenase family protein, giving the protein MKIAIPHDHQDLVRSLGCFSKFAGHEVSVFTDSPTEPAALAAQLAGAEALVLIRERTPVSAALIERLPSLRMVSQLARTTHHIDVAACTARGIAIATGNSKSPVSPAEHTFALILAAARSIPLEAGRMQRGEEPTTLGFTMRGKTLALLGFGTIGELVAQMGRGFGMRVVTHGRAGSRERAAAAGVEFIEDRARFFREADVLSLHLRLTPETKHSVTAADLALMKPRSLLANTARAELIAPGVLVAALQAGRPGYAGLDVFEHEPVPVDHPLLKMDNVVCTPHYGWATHETYEQYFGEAFDNVVAFAEGRPTGIFNPEVLAR; this is encoded by the coding sequence ATGAAGATCGCCATTCCGCACGACCACCAGGACCTGGTGCGCAGCCTTGGCTGCTTTTCGAAGTTCGCCGGCCATGAGGTCAGCGTGTTCACCGATTCGCCGACGGAACCGGCGGCCCTGGCGGCACAGCTGGCCGGAGCAGAGGCACTGGTGCTGATCCGCGAACGCACGCCGGTGTCGGCGGCGCTGATCGAGCGGCTGCCCTCGCTGCGGATGGTGAGCCAGCTCGCACGCACCACCCACCACATCGACGTCGCCGCCTGCACCGCGCGCGGCATCGCGATCGCCACCGGCAACAGCAAGTCGCCGGTGTCGCCGGCGGAGCATACCTTCGCGCTGATCCTCGCCGCGGCGCGTTCGATCCCGCTCGAGGCCGGCCGCATGCAGCGCGGCGAAGAGCCGACCACGCTCGGCTTCACGATGCGCGGCAAGACACTCGCCCTGCTCGGCTTCGGCACCATCGGCGAGCTGGTCGCGCAGATGGGCCGCGGCTTCGGCATGCGCGTGGTCACCCATGGCCGGGCCGGCTCGCGCGAGCGCGCGGCCGCAGCCGGCGTCGAGTTCATCGAGGACCGTGCGCGATTCTTCCGCGAGGCCGACGTGCTGTCGCTGCACCTGCGCCTGACGCCGGAGACGAAGCACTCGGTGACCGCGGCCGACCTGGCGCTGATGAAGCCGCGGTCGCTGCTGGCGAACACCGCACGCGCGGAGCTGATCGCGCCGGGCGTCCTGGTGGCGGCGCTGCAGGCCGGGCGTCCCGGCTACGCAGGCCTGGACGTGTTCGAGCACGAGCCGGTGCCGGTCGACCATCCGCTGCTGAAGATGGACAACGTGGTGTGCACGCCGCACTACGGCTGGGCAACGCACGAGACCTACGAGCAGTACTTCGGCGAGGCGTTCGACAACGTGGTCGCCTTCGCCGAGGGGCGGCCAACCGGCATCTTCAATCCCGAGGTGCTCGCACGATGA